CCCGCAGGATGCATTTCAATCAATTATTAAAATCTCCAGGATGAAAAATATTGAGCTTGAAGGCATTATGAGCCATTTTTCAGAGGCAGACCTCAGTGATAAAGAATTTGCCTTATGGCAGATAAAAAACTTTATACATCTTGTGAAATCACTGAAAAAAAAGAGCGTCGGTTTTAAGTTCCATCATATGTCAAACAGCGCCGCTGTCATGAGTTTTCCCGAGGCTCACTTCAACATGGTCAGGCCCGGCATAATGCTTTACGGTTACGGTGTTAAAGAGCACAGACTCAGTCCTGTGCTAAGCCTTAAAAGCAGGATTATACAGATTAAAAAAGTTCCCGCCAATACACCGGTGAGCTATGGGAGAACTTATATCACAAGGAGAAAAAGCGTTATAGCCACGGTCCCTTTGGGCTATGCCGACGGGTATAACAGGAAACTCTCAAACTACGGAGAGGCGCTTGTAAACGGCAGGCGCGCGCCTGTTGCCGGAAGGGTCTGCATGGATACGGTCATGCTTGACGTTACGGCAATCCCCGGGGTTAAAGAAAATGCAGAGGTTGTTTTAATCGGAAGGCAGGGGAAAGAAAAAATTACTGCGCGGGAAATTGCAGATAAAATCGGCACCATCCCCTATGAAGTTCTTACGTCAATAAGCCGGCGGGTTAAAAGAGTCTATAAGTAAACAAACTGCAGTTCCAGCCTGATTTAAAAACCCTTAAAGCAATCTAAATTCAGCAGCCGTATGCCTTTCAAGACCAAAGCATTAGCATAGGACACTCTTTGGGGGATGTTCTGTGGTAATATGTGCGTAAAAACCTGTGGTTTTTCAATAGCAGCGATTTGTATAATTGGCGTTGTTATTGCATAATGTGGAGTAACAAAGGGATTAAATTTGAGGTATCCTGAAAGTGGTTGAGCCGGATGCTTTTGTTCAAATAATACACCAAGGCATCGGCCGCGCCAAGTCCTTCGGCTGCGGCCTTATGCTGGTGAGGCGGGTATGAGAGTGAAGAACGAGAAAGGGGCTAACATGGAATCAAATATTGCTGTTTTTAGAGGGAAGGAAGTCAGAAGAATAATTCACAACAAAGAATGGTGGTTTTCTATAGTAGATGTATGTGGAGCGCTCACTTCAAGCGCCGATGCGGGAGCATACTGGAGGAAGTTGAAACAAAGACTCAATGAAGAAGGAAGTGAGGTCGTGACGTTTTGTCACGGACTGAAATTACCGGCCTCTGACGGGAAAAACTACGAAACCGATTGCGCCAACACCGAAGGCATTTTCCGTGTTATCCAGTCTATCCCTTCCCCCAAGGCCGAGCCTTTTAAGCGCTGGCTTGCAAAAGTCGGGTACGAGCGAGTGCAGGAGATAGAAAACCCGGAGCTTGCGACGAAGAGAACAAGGGCTTTATACAAGGCAAAAGGATATTCTGATGTCTGGATTGAAAAACGCATGCGTGGCATAGCCATCAGGGAAGAACTCACCGATGAATGGAAAAAGAGGGAAGTGAAAGAGAAGAAGGAATATGAGATATTAACTGCTGAAATTGCAAGGGCTGCATTCGGCATTACACCGTCCCGGCATAAGAAACTGAAAGGTCTAAAGCGAGAAAATCTTCGTGACCACATGAACGACCTTGAACTGATTTTCTCAATGCTCGGCGAAGCTGCAACTACTGAGATAACACGGGTGGATAATGCAAAAGGATTTCATGAGTCCAAACATTCAGCACGCAAAGGTGGCGAAGTTGCAGGCAAGGCACGAGAAGACCTTGAACGGAAAACCGGTAAACGTGTTGTCTCACGAGAGAATTATCTGACCGAGCCAGAAAGCCGGAAGAAGTTGGAGGGAAAGGAATTAAGGGTAAGGATCATCAATGGCACAAAACGCAAAGAAAACTGAACATTCCGGCGCCAAGAAAGGCTCCGGCGCTTACTGGGGGAGGAAGATTGCGGCCAAGAAGGAATCAAACAGGAAAAGACGGGAGAATGATAAGGGGAGTGTAAGGGAGCAGAAGGAGTAGTAAGGTTCAAGATGACAGAATATTATGCGCATACACCAAATGATGACGGCAACTGGCATTTCCTTGATGCACACTTGAAAGAAGTAGCAGAGCTTGCCAAAGCATTTGCAGG
This DNA window, taken from Nitrospirota bacterium, encodes the following:
- the alr gene encoding alanine racemase, translating into MAHETDSPAVFAEIDLNALSRNLDAVRKKTKNKSAILAVVKAGAYGHGAVQVSRRLLDQGVSMLGVAFAEEAVRLRDAGIKAPVLVFFDRDNIDAYFKYKLTPVVFDLETARKIAKEAYRRSCRMPVHIKVDTGMGRIGFTPQDAFQSIIKISRMKNIELEGIMSHFSEADLSDKEFALWQIKNFIHLVKSLKKKSVGFKFHHMSNSAAVMSFPEAHFNMVRPGIMLYGYGVKEHRLSPVLSLKSRIIQIKKVPANTPVSYGRTYITRRKSVIATVPLGYADGYNRKLSNYGEALVNGRRAPVAGRVCMDTVMLDVTAIPGVKENAEVVLIGRQGKEKITAREIADKIGTIPYEVLTSISRRVKRVYK
- a CDS encoding type I-E CRISPR-associated protein Cas6/Cse3/CasE, which translates into the protein MLKVVEPDAFVQIIHQGIGRAKSFGCGLMLVRRV
- a CDS encoding Bro-N domain-containing protein, with the translated sequence MESNIAVFRGKEVRRIIHNKEWWFSIVDVCGALTSSADAGAYWRKLKQRLNEEGSEVVTFCHGLKLPASDGKNYETDCANTEGIFRVIQSIPSPKAEPFKRWLAKVGYERVQEIENPELATKRTRALYKAKGYSDVWIEKRMRGIAIREELTDEWKKREVKEKKEYEILTAEIARAAFGITPSRHKKLKGLKRENLRDHMNDLELIFSMLGEAATTEITRVDNAKGFHESKHSARKGGEVAGKAREDLERKTGKRVVSRENYLTEPESRKKLEGKELRVRIINGTKRKEN